CTTGCATTAGGAGCTTATGAAAACGGTTTTTTCATGATCAACGAAGGTTGGTATGGACACGGAACAGGAACAGTTGGGTTTTATAGATATGATACAAAAAAAATCGAAGACAGTGTTTTTGTAAAAGCAAATCCAGGTAAAGATTTAAAACCGGAATCGTCTACATTAGAATTCGGAACGATCTTTAATAAAAAACTATACTTAGTTTCTAAAGTTGGCGGACCTGTTGTTGTTACAGATGCTTATACACTTAAAGAAGAAAAAAGAATTCCGGCTCAAGGCGGAAACGACTGGCGTGCGTTAGTTGGTATTGATCAAAATCAAGCATTATTGACTTCTGGGAATGGTATCTATAAGCTTAATCTAAATACAATGGCATTAAACGGACAAGTTGCTGGTGTTACAGGTCAGGTTGGAGATATTGTTAAAGTGGGTAATTATGTTTTTGCATTATCTGCTTCACAAGGAGTTATTGTTCTTAATGCTTCAACATTTGCAGTTGTAAAAACGATTCCGGCTATGGTTCTAGGATTTGCCGTTACCGATGATAAAAAAGTTTGGGCAGCGGGAGGCACAAACCTTATAAGTATAGATTCAAGTACGCTTGCAGTAACAGAAATTCCGTTAGGTTTTCAAGCTTATGGAAGCTGGGGAGCATGGCATCCGGGATCTATTACAGCAGCCAAAAACAATGTTTTTATTGCTAAAAACGGAAGTTGGAGTGGTGGTAAACAAGTTTATAAATATACTGGTACGGCTGCATCTTTGGCAACACCTTTTATTACTTTGACACAATCTAATATATTATATGGTTCAGGAATTGGTTACGATCGTCTGAAAAATACTTTGGTTGTAAATACAGTAAATGAAGGATTTGGAGCAAATTTCGCAATAAATAATCTTTACTTATTCAATGCTGATTCTGGTGTTAAAACAGAAACGGTAAGTTTCTCAGGATATTATTTCCCTGCAGTTTCTGTATTTCAACAATAATTTTTTTATTTCTTAACCGCAAAGCGCGCTAAGATTTACGCAAAGGTTCGCAAAGTTTAATTTATGACTTTGCGAACCTTTTTGCATATAATATTGTAACATAGCCCGAGGTTTCAACCTTGGGATACAAAATATATGCGATCATATACTGCGTCCCAAGGTTGAAACCTTGGGCTATGTTTTAAATACGGTTATCATTTTAGGGATTAAAACTTAGCGAATCTTTGCGGTTAAATAGATCAAGAGGAAATATTGTGGAGAAATATATAACCACAAAGAACACAAAGATTTTTTAAGGTAGAGGTTTTATAAAAACACAAAGTTCGCAAAGCGTTGTGTTGATCTAGCTTTGCGAACTTTGTGTTTGTTAACCACAATCCAAGACAAAAAATCTTAGTGAACTTTGCGGTTAAATCCGATGCAATTAAGCTTTTCATGAAAATATTTAAAAACAAAAAACCCGAATATTTCTATTCGGGTTTTGTGGTACCTCCAGGGATCGAACCAGGGACACATGGATTTTCAGTCCATTGCTCTACCATCTGAGCTAAGGTACCTTTGTGTGCTTATTGCGGGTGCAAAGATAGAATCATTTTCCGTTTATCCAAAACATTTTTTTAAAAAAATCAATTCGTATCTTCGCAGAGGTAAAAAAATAAATATGGTTTTAGCAATCGATGTAGGTAATACAAGAATTAAAGCTTCTGTCTTTGAGGATAATAATGTTTTGGAAAGTTTTGTTTTTGATAAAAATGAGCTCGAAAAAAATATTGAAAAAATTTTAAAAAAATTTCCAAATTGCTCTGATTTGATCGTCGCTTCGGTTGGAAATATCGAAAAACAATCTTTTTTAGCTTTCGAAAAAACACTAAATATTCATTTTTTTACACACGAAGATCTTTTTCCTTTCACAAATAAGTACGCTACTCCAAAAACTTTAGGAATTGACAGAATGATTTTAGCTTCCGGAGCAACTTTACAGTTTCCGGAACAAAATAGATTAGTAATTGATGCAGGAACTTGTATTACCTATGATTTCATCGACGAAAATGACAATTATTTGGGCGGAGCAATTTCTCCGGGCCTACGTTTAAGGTATGAAGCACTCCACAATTTCACAGCCAGATTGCCGTTACTGACTTTAGAGGCACCTGAATCCTATATAGGAGACACGACTGCACAAGCCATTCATTCGGGAGTTGTCAATGGCTTCGTCTATGAGATTGATGGTTTTATCGATGAATATCGAGCAAACTTTTCAAATTTTATAATAATTTTAACGGGAGGTGATGCAGAATTTTTGGCTAAACGATTAAAAAATACCATATTTGCCAATTCAAATTTCTTACTGGAGAGTTTGAACCAAACATTTCAATATAAAATCGACAATGATTAAAAAAATTATAGTAAGCGCTTGTTTGCTTATCTCGTTCGTTTCATTCGCTCAACAAGGAACTGCTTCTCCTTATTCTTTCTACGGAATTGGGGATGTAAGGTTCAAAGGAACTCTTGAATTCAGATCTATGGCAGGAGTTGCAGTGGAGCAGGATAGTATTCACTTAAACATTGAGAATCCCGCGAGTTATGCCAGTTTAATTCAGACAACTTTTAGTGTTGGAGGAACTTTTGGAACTTCAAACTTAAAAACTAGTCAGGAAACTGCAAAAGCACAAAGAACTACTTTTGATTATTTGGCGATAGGAATTCCGATGGGGAAATTCGGTGCAGCATTTGGTCTGATCCCGGTATCTTCAGTTGGATATAAAATTAGAAACGACAGAACGGATACTGAAGGAGCTACAAGTTCTCAGCTTAGTGGAACCGGTGGAATTAATAAAGTGTTTTTTGGTTTAGGTTATAAAATCAGACCAAATTGGAATATTGGTGCAGATGCTCAATATAACTTCGGAAAAATCACAACAACAAGTGTAGAACTTCTTACAGGCGTTCAAAACTCAACTGCAGAAACAAATGCAGCAGAGTTGTCAGGTCTTAGTTTTAATATTGGTACAATGTATCAAACTAAGCTTACTCAAAAATTACAGTTATTTACTAGCTTGAATTATACTTTTGCAACTAATTTAAGTTCAAATACAACAAGAACTATTTCTGTTGATGGAGATTCTACTCCAATAGTATTTGATCCGCACGGTGATGATTTGAAATTGCCAAACAAAGTGACATTTGGTGCAGGTATTGGTCAGGCAAGAAAATGGTTAGTTGGTACTACAATGGCTTTTCAAGGCGATGGACAATTTGCGAATTACTATAATTCAGAGCAAAATGTACGTTATGAAAAATATCAAAAATATGCAGTAGGAGGATATTATATTCCAAATTATACTTCTTTCTCAAATTATTTTAGCAGAATTACTTATAGAGCAGGATTGAAATACGAGAAAATTGGTTTAATAATCAATAATGAATCTATAAAAGATGTTGGTATGACTTTAGGAGCAGGAGTTCCAATTCCTGGATCTTTTTCGAATGTAAACTTTGGTGTTGAATTTGGAAAAAGAGGTACTGTTTCTTCAAACCTGGTTCAGGAAAATTATGTAAACTTTAGCGTAAGTTTCTCTTTTAATGACAGATGGTTTATTAAGAGTAAATATAATTAAACATAAAATCTTATGTTTTTTTAAGCACATACAATTTACTACATTTGGCAAATGAATTTACCAAAGAGATATATTATAAATACTGTCACAGTTCTCGCTGTGACACTGTTTTTTGGATGCGAAAGTAACTTTAAGGATGTTCAGAAAATTAACTTCTCTGAATTCGTTCCGGGCAGTGATGCTGATACGGTTAATATTAAATACACGGATTCAGGTCGTATAACAGGGGTTTTGATAAGCAGGAAGATGTTGGATTATTCTAATCTGGATTTTCCATTTACAGAATTTCCTTTAGGTTTGGATGTTACTCTATACGACAAAAAACAAAAACGTACCTTTATACGATCAAATTATGCAGTTTCATATAAAACTACTGGTATAATAGATTTGCAGGGAAAAGTAAAAATCACATCAGAAACTGGTCAGATGCTGGAAACAGAACAACTGTATTTTGATCAGAAAAACGAATGGTTTTATACCGAAAGAAAATTCAAGCTTACAGACGCTAAAGGAGTTTCATACGGACAAGGAATAGATTTTAGTAAAGATTTTAAAGTGATTAATTCGCAACGAGTAAGTGGCGAAATTGAATCATCAGAAGAATAAAAAAAAGACATTATGGGTTACATGAAATATACGCAATACGTTTATATTGCTTTTGCAGTTTACTTTATCTATGACGGAATTACAAAGTTAAATGAAGGAAACGACACTTCGACTTTGAGTTTTATAATTGCAGGAATGGCTGTATTTATGTTTTTCTTCAGAAGGAAGTTTGTGAAGAAATTTGATGATCGTAACAAAAAACAGTAAAAATGGAAATTAGTATTATAATACTATGTTTAATACTATCAGCCTTTTTCTCAGGAATGGAAATAGCTTTTATTTCCTCGAATAAGATTTATCTTGAAATTGAAAAAAAACAAGATAATTTTCTTTCTCAGATTCTAACAAAACTTACCGAAAACCCTTCAAAGTTTATCGCTGCAATGTTAATTGGTAACAACGTGGCTTTAGTTGTTTACGGGTTCTTTATGGGAGATTTAATTCTAAGATGCATCATAAGTTTAGGATTTCATTTTTCTGATTTTAGCAGTTTGCTGATTCAAACAATAACTTCGACTTTTATAGTTTTAATAACGGCAGAATTTCTTCCGAAAGTGTTTTTTCAGATTTATGCCAATACGTTGATTAAAGCTTTTGCGCTTCCTGCGTATTTGTTTTATCGATTGTTCTATTATATTTCAACTTTCTTTATTTGGATATCAGATTTTGTCTTGAGGAAATTCTTTAAAACAGAAGGAGATCAGACGCAGCTTTATTTTAGTAAAATAGAACTCGGAAATTACATTACGGAACAAATGAATTCTGTTGAAGACGATGAAGAAGTAGATTCTGAGATTCAGATTTTTCAAAATGCCTTAGAATTTTCCGGTGTAAAAGCGCGCGATATTATGACGCCGCGTACAGAAATTGTAGATGTAGATTTATTTGACAGCATAACAGATCTTAAGGAATTATTTATTGAGACCGGATATTCTAAAATTGTAGTCAGTCAAAACTCTCTGGATGATATTGTGGGTTATGTGCATTCTTTTGACTTGTTTAAGAAGCCAAAAACGATCAAATCAGTTTTGATGACGGTTGAGTTTGTTCCGGAAACAATTTTGATAAAAGACGCTTTGGATTTGCTGATTAAAAAGCGAAAAAATGTCGCAGTAGTTTTAGATGAATACGGAGGAACTTCGGGAATTATTACAATCGAAGATATTGTAGAGGAACTTTTTGGAGAAATCGAAGACGAACATGATTCAGAAGAAGAAGAACTGATCGAAGAAGAGTTAGGTGAAGGGAAATATTTGTTTTCGACACGTTTGGATGTGGAGTATTTAAATGAAACTTACAAGTTAATGATTCCAGAAGAAGATTCTTACGGGACTTTAGGTGGTTTTATTGTGAATCATACCAAAGAAATCCCTCAAAAGGGCGATGAAATCGTGATTGACAACTTTTATTTTGTGATTGAAGAGGCGACAAATAAGAAAATTGAATTAGTCAAAATGACAATAAAAGACTGATTTTTTAAATTAATAAAAAAAATTGTTGAAAATAAAACGCTAGTTGTATTGTTATTAACTAGATAATTGTATTTTCGCAAACTGAATATAAAATTAACGATAATAAAAATGGCAGTTTTAGCAAAAATTAGACAGCGTTCCGCTTTATTGATAGGAGTTATTGCACTTGCATTATTTGCATTTATAATACAAGATCTTTTCACTAGAGGAAGTTTCGGTCAAAGTTCAAAAGATGTAGGAAGCATCGATGGAAAAGATATTTCATTTGAAGACTTTAGAGTTAAAGTTAGTAATGTTGAAAAAAGTGGTCAAGGAATTACTTCCACTGAAGCTGCAAACAGAGTTTGGGATCAAGAAGTTTCAATCGCATTGTTATCTGCTCAGTTTGATAAATTGGGATTAAGAGTTGGTGAAAAACACTTACTTGAAGTTTTAAAAGCAGATCCAAATATTGGTAAAAACCCAATGTTCTTAAATGCAGCTGGATTATTTGATGTAGCTAAATTTAAAGAGTACTTCAAAACAAATCCTGAAGCAGCTCAATATCTTTCTCAAAAAGAGGATGATGCTGAATTGAACGCAAAATATCAAATCTACAATACACTTGTAAAAGCTGGACTTTATACAACTGTTAGCGAAGGAAAGTTGAAATATGAAATGGAAGCTAACAAAGTAAACTTTGCTTATGCTGCTGCATTATATTCTTCTATTAAAGATAGCGATGTTAAAATTTCTGATGATGAAATTGTTGCTTATATGAAGAAAAACGAGAAAAAATTCAAAGCTGATGAAACTCGTGAAATTCAATACGTTTTAGTAGAAGACAAAGCTTCAAAAGAAGACGAAGCTGAAATTAAAGCTAAAATCACTGCATTATTAAACGGTAGAGTTGAGTACAATACAAAAACTGGTAAAAACGATACATTACCTGGTTTTAAAAGCGCAACAAACATTGCTGAATTCGTAAACTCAAATTCTGACGTTCCTTACGATTCTACATATGTTCCTAAAAATGCTTTACCAGCAATCGATGCTGATAAATTATTTAGTTTACCTGCAGGAGCAATTTACGGTCCTTATGTATACGGAAAATATTATGCTATCTCTAAATCTTTAGGATTTAAAGCTGGTGTTAACGCAAAAGCAAGTCATATCTTAATTGCTTATGAAGGATCTCAAACTCCAAATGCTAAAGAAAAAAGAACTAAAGAAGAAGCTAAAGCTAAAGCTGAAGAAATTTTAGCACAAGTTCAGGCTAATCCGGATAGTTTCATGATGTTGGCATTTACAAGTTCTGATGACTCATCTGCACAACAAGGTGGAGATTTAGGATATTTTGGTCCAAATCAAATGGTAAAACCATTCAATGATTTTGTATTCAATAACGGAATTGGAAAAATTGGTTTAGTTGAAACTCCTTTCGGATTTCACATTATCAAAATTACAGATAAACAAGACGGAATTCGTTTAGCTACAATTGCTCAAAAAATTGAGCCATCTGAAGCTACTTCTGATAAAGTATTTACATTGGCAACTAAATTTGAAATGGACGCTGCTAATAAAGATTTCAATGCTACTGCAAAAGAATTAGGTTTAAAAGTAGCTGCTCCGGTAACTGCAAAAGCTTTAGATGAGCAATTTGGTCCTTTAGGAAACCAACGTAACATCATCAGATGGGCATATGACAAAGAAACAAGCAAAGGAGATGTAAAACGTTTTGAAATTGCTAATATTGGGCACGTAATTGCACAATACAAAAGCGAAAACAAATCTGGTTTAGTATCTGTTACTTTAGCTAGACCTTATGTTGAGCCAATCTTGAAAAACAAGAAAAAAGCTGAAATGTTAAAAGCTAAAATGACAGGATCTAGCCTTGAAGCTATTGCTAAAAGCGCTGGTGTAGCTGTTCAACAAGCTGCTGACGTAACTATGGATAACCCGGTATTACCTGGTGGAGTTGGACAAGAGCCAAGAGTTGTAGGTAATGCATTTGCTTTAGCTGCAAACAAAATCTCTGCTCCAATTGAAGGAAACACTGGAGTTTATGTAGTGAAAAACATTAGTACTGTTAAAGCTCCTGCTGCTGCTAATCACGCAGAATATGTAGCTAAAGTTAAAGCTCAAAGCGCATCTGATGCAAGCAGAATTTTGCCAGCATTGAAAGCTAACGCTAAAATTGAAGATAACAGATTGCAATTTAACTACTAGTATTTAGTAATTAAATTATCAAAATAAGAAACCCGAAATATTCAAATGAATATTTCGGGTTTTTCTTTGCGCTACATTGTGTTTTTTGTAGTATTTATTAGCCGCTTTTCTTAATGTATATAGGAATAATAGAAATAAAATTTTAAATATTTGTGATATTCAAATTATTACAGTTAATTTGCTGCGATTTAACGAAGTAACTTCCGCCCCTAAGGTATTAGCTAAATTATAATTAACGGAGTAACAATCGAGTACTGTGGATAAACAAAAATTTTATATTTTTTTATGTTTAATTTGTTAAGAAGAAAGCCTAGGGTGTATACCAAAATTGAAAATCATATTTTGGGGATAATTACGGAACTTTTAAAACTTAGTAATACTGATATCAATTGTGATGAATTGGGTGGGAAGTATTATTTAAGTAACGAAGAACAGCATTTTAAAGTTACGGTATTAAGCAATGACTATGTTATTAGGCTGACTAATACTCGTGATTCTGTTGCTGAAAAATATGAAAAAACTTTTGTTGAAGATGTTTTGAAAGCTATAAAAGAAGAGAAACATCGAAGAATGGAAGTCGTTTATGATTCCATAAATAATAGTATAGAAAAAATGGCGGAGCGTTTGCATAATACGCTTATCGAAACTAATGAGCTCGAAACCCAAAAAGTGAGAAGACTTGAAACGAAACATATAAAAACAAAAAAAGCGAACTATTAGTTCGCTTTTTTGTTTTATGTCAGATTGTATTGATGATTTAATTTTGTAGAATCATTTCGTCATAAGTCAGGATTGTTTCGTATCCTTTTGAGGTGAAATATTCCGTTGGATTTTCTTTTGAAACAACCATTACAAAATCCCCGCCCCAAGCACCAAGACTTTTTACTACTCCGGAAAAATCAGGAAAAGCAATTTCTTTAATAGTTTCCAGTTCTAGTATATTGCTTAAATGAATTTCGTGTTTTTCTAAAGCAAAGGCAAATTCTTTCAAGTTTTCTGCTTTTAAAACAGCTTCCGTTATTTTATCGTTGTCGATTATGTTGTGAGCCAGATTTTGATTCTTGTTGTTGTAATAAGCGTTTATTGCAGCTTTACTATTTTGTTTTTTATTGAGGTAAACGAAGTAAATATTTTTAGTAAAATCTGGACTAAAATTAATTGCTTCTACAGTTGGTAAATTTTGCTGATCCAGACGATATATAATTGGTGTATTATTTTGAGCGCAGGCAATATCGTAACCACTTCCGCCAAAACTATTTTTAAGAAGCGTAAATGCATCAATATTAGTCCATTGAGCAATGTTATTCAATAAGGTTGACGATGTGCCTAATCCCCAGTTTTTTGGAAATGTAAGTTGTGTGCTTATTTTATAACCTTCTGCATTATTAATAAAATCAGGATTTAAAAGATATGCTTCGTGCAAAATGTTTACTAAAGTACTTTTAACTGTTTCGATTTGAACCGGAATATTGGCTATAATTTCAGAGAATAAAATAGTGTTTTGAAACCAAAGATTTTCATCAAAATCATAGCTTTGCCATTCAATTTCTTTATTTGAACCATTTTCTACAATTAAATTCTGTCCAAATTTTGTGGGTAACGCAAAAGCTTTGGCGCCATCTAAAACTAAATATTCACCTGTAATAAGGAGTTTTCCGTTACTGTAAAAGGTTGTTTTCATTCTGTGTTTTTTAGCCCCGATAGTAGTGAAAATCCTTTTTTGTTCGCCGCGGCGAATAAAAAAGATTGCAACGGATAGCGGGAATAGCTCCTTATCCTTCAACTAGTTTTAGAGCAGCTAATTATTTTCTTATATTTTCAATAAATTCTACAACAGCACTGTGTGAAACGGCATTTTTCTTAAAATGAGTTTTAATTAAATGGCGTTCTTCGTCTGTTGCTTCAAATTGGTTGATGATGTTGTTTAAATGCATTTTCATGTGGCCTTCCTGGATTCCTGTTGTTGTTAATGAGCGCAAAGCAGCAAAATTTTGTGCCAGACCTGCAACTGCAACAATCTCCATTAATTCTCTGGCAGATGGTTTTTCGAGTATTTCTAAGCTTAATTTTACTAACGGATGCAAAGATGTTAATCCGCCAACGGTTCCGATTGCTAATGGAATTTCTAACCAAAAAGTGAAGATTCCGTTCTCAATTTTAGCGTGTGATAAACTTGAATATTGACCGTTTTTTGAAGCGTATGCATGAACTCCAGCTTCTACAGCTCTAAAATCATTTCCGGTTGCGAGAATTACGGCATCGACACCGTTCATGATTCCTTTGTTGTGCGTAACGGCTCTGAATGGCTCAACTTCGGCAATTTGAACTGCCTGAACAAAACGCTCGGCAAATTCTTGCGGATTAGGAATATGTTTTTCTGTTAAATCTTCAATCGGGCAAGAAACTTCGGCTCTGACAAGACAATTTGGAACATAATTAGACAAAATGCTCATAATTACTTCAAGCGTTTCATTATTCGAAAATAAATCTGAATTTTGAAATTCTTCTTTTAATGTAGTAGCAAATTGCTCTAAACAAGAATTTATAAAATTTGCACCCATACTATCTTTTGTCTCAAAAGTAGCGTGAAGCTGAAAGTAGTTTTCAAGTAAACTTCTTTTGTCTTTTAATTTTATATCTAAAATTCCGCCACCACGTTGTTGCATGTTTTTAGTAATGCTTTGGGTTTCAGAAAAGAATTTTGGTTTGATTTGATCGAAAAAGGATTGTAGTTTTTGTGCATCTCCACGGAAAGTAAAATGTACTTGTCCAATTTTTTCGGTATCAATTACTGTGGCTTTAAAACCTCCGCGGGTTGCCCAATATTTGGCTGCTTTTGAGGCAGCTGCAACTACAGAACTTTCCTCAATTGCCATTGTGATTGTTTTGTATTTATTGTTTATTAAAAAATTTGGAGCGACTCCTAACGGAATGTATAGGTTGGTTATTGTGTTTTCGATGAATTCGTCATGCAATTGTTGCAGCTTTTCGTCTGAATTCCAGTAATTTCTTATAATATTTAAGGCTTCTTGGGGCTCTGTGAAGTAGGTATTGGCGATCCAGTTTATTTTTTCTTTTTTGGATAATTTAGAAAATCCGGCAACTGCGTTGTTCATTCTCAGTGTATTAAATAATATTGTTGCGACAAAGATACCAATTTAAGAGTTTTGTTTGAAATCTATTTAAAATTTGAAAGTACGCAATCGTTATTTTTTCTAACATTTAACACATGAAATGTGTATTATGTTTATTTTTTTTACTAAAATTGGGCTCTTTTTTATATTTAAAATAATTCAAATGAATACAAGTAAAATTACGGTTATACTTTTGTTATTAGTTGCTACTGTTTTTGGGCAACAAAAAATTACAGTTGAGAATATTTATGGTGGAGCTTTTCGGGCCAAAGGAATGGATGAATTGAAATCTTTGAAAAATACAGACCAATATACTGTATTGAATGTGGACAACGCCAGCAGAAGTATGCAGATAGATTTATACGATTTTGCAACTTTAAAAAAAGTATCTAATCTAATCGATACAAAAAATCATAAAGAATTAGCAAGCGGAATTAATAGTTACACTTTTGACGCTTCTGAAAAAAAGATTTTAATTGCTTGTAATTCTAATAAAATCTTCCGTCACTCTTTTACTGCAGATTATTATTTATATGATATCGCATCTAAATCACTAACAAAACTTTTCGATTTTCAGATTCAGGAACCAACTTTCTCGCCTGATGGAACTAAAATCGCTTATGCTAAAGAAAATAACCTTTATGTATATGATGTAGCTTCAAAAAAATCGACCGCTGTTACTACTGATGGAAAGAAAAACGCAATCATCAATGGTATTACGGATTGGGTTTACGAAGAAGAGTTTGCTTTTGTTAAGGCTTTTGACTGGAGTAAAGACAGTAAAAAACTAGCTTATATTCGTTTTGACGAAAGTGCCGTTCCGGAATTTTCAATGTCAATGTATCATAAAGATTTATATCCAACAATTGAAACGTTTAAATATCCTAAAGCAGGAGAGAAAAATTCAGTGGTTTCGTTACATATATATGATGCCGCTGCAAATGCTACTAAAAAAGTTGATTTAGGAAATTATAACGACTTTTATATTGCAAGATTAAAATGGACAAACGATAGTAATATATTATCGGCTCAGGTTTTGAACCGTCACCAGGATAATCTTGATTTACTTTTTGTTGATGGAACTACAGCTGCTGCAAAAGTGGTTTTGAACGAAAAAGACAAAGCATATGTTGATGTTACAGATAACTTGACTTTCTTAAAAGATAATAGTTTTATCTGGACTAGCGAAAAAGATGGTTTTAATCATATTTATCTTTATGATAAAACCGGAAAACTTAAAAATCAGGTTACTAAAGGTAACTGGGAAGTAGTGAATTACTACGGTTTTGACGAAAAAACAAAAACTATTTTCTACCAATCTACAGAAAATGGTTCTATCAATAGAGATATTTACAGAATTGGTTTAGACGGAAAAAGTAAAGTACGTTTAACTTCTAAAGTTGGAACAAGTGCGGCGACTTTTAGTCCAAATTTCCTATTCTTCATTAATACATTCTCAAGTGCTTCTCAACCTACGACTTATACTTTGAATGAAGCAAAAACCGGAAAAGAAGTTCAGGTTATCGAAAACAATCAGGCTCTTTCTGATAAATTGAAAGCTTATAACTTACCAACTAAAGAATTCTTTGTTT
This genomic window from Flavobacterium sp. 9 contains:
- a CDS encoding hydroxymethylglutaryl-CoA reductase, degradative, with the protein product MNNAVAGFSKLSKKEKINWIANTYFTEPQEALNIIRNYWNSDEKLQQLHDEFIENTITNLYIPLGVAPNFLINNKYKTITMAIEESSVVAAASKAAKYWATRGGFKATVIDTEKIGQVHFTFRGDAQKLQSFFDQIKPKFFSETQSITKNMQQRGGGILDIKLKDKRSLLENYFQLHATFETKDSMGANFINSCLEQFATTLKEEFQNSDLFSNNETLEVIMSILSNYVPNCLVRAEVSCPIEDLTEKHIPNPQEFAERFVQAVQIAEVEPFRAVTHNKGIMNGVDAVILATGNDFRAVEAGVHAYASKNGQYSSLSHAKIENGIFTFWLEIPLAIGTVGGLTSLHPLVKLSLEILEKPSARELMEIVAVAGLAQNFAALRSLTTTGIQEGHMKMHLNNIINQFEATDEERHLIKTHFKKNAVSHSAVVEFIENIRK
- a CDS encoding hemolysin family protein, whose amino-acid sequence is MEISIIILCLILSAFFSGMEIAFISSNKIYLEIEKKQDNFLSQILTKLTENPSKFIAAMLIGNNVALVVYGFFMGDLILRCIISLGFHFSDFSSLLIQTITSTFIVLITAEFLPKVFFQIYANTLIKAFALPAYLFYRLFYYISTFFIWISDFVLRKFFKTEGDQTQLYFSKIELGNYITEQMNSVEDDEEVDSEIQIFQNALEFSGVKARDIMTPRTEIVDVDLFDSITDLKELFIETGYSKIVVSQNSLDDIVGYVHSFDLFKKPKTIKSVLMTVEFVPETILIKDALDLLIKKRKNVAVVLDEYGGTSGIITIEDIVEELFGEIEDEHDSEEEELIEEELGEGKYLFSTRLDVEYLNETYKLMIPEEDSYGTLGGFIVNHTKEIPQKGDEIVIDNFYFVIEEATNKKIELVKMTIKD
- a CDS encoding peptidylprolyl isomerase translates to MAVLAKIRQRSALLIGVIALALFAFIIQDLFTRGSFGQSSKDVGSIDGKDISFEDFRVKVSNVEKSGQGITSTEAANRVWDQEVSIALLSAQFDKLGLRVGEKHLLEVLKADPNIGKNPMFLNAAGLFDVAKFKEYFKTNPEAAQYLSQKEDDAELNAKYQIYNTLVKAGLYTTVSEGKLKYEMEANKVNFAYAAALYSSIKDSDVKISDDEIVAYMKKNEKKFKADETREIQYVLVEDKASKEDEAEIKAKITALLNGRVEYNTKTGKNDTLPGFKSATNIAEFVNSNSDVPYDSTYVPKNALPAIDADKLFSLPAGAIYGPYVYGKYYAISKSLGFKAGVNAKASHILIAYEGSQTPNAKEKRTKEEAKAKAEEILAQVQANPDSFMMLAFTSSDDSSAQQGGDLGYFGPNQMVKPFNDFVFNNGIGKIGLVETPFGFHIIKITDKQDGIRLATIAQKIEPSEATSDKVFTLATKFEMDAANKDFNATAKELGLKVAAPVTAKALDEQFGPLGNQRNIIRWAYDKETSKGDVKRFEIANIGHVIAQYKSENKSGLVSVTLARPYVEPILKNKKKAEMLKAKMTGSSLEAIAKSAGVAVQQAADVTMDNPVLPGGVGQEPRVVGNAFALAANKISAPIEGNTGVYVVKNISTVKAPAAANHAEYVAKVKAQSASDASRILPALKANAKIEDNRLQFNY
- a CDS encoding DUF5074 domain-containing protein; protein product: MKNQFFSKQLIAIASLMILTVSCNNDDNFTAPPAIKGQQQLKDTLTIGKVLKLSSKLTDRNNVSFEWAVDGKVVGSDSTYVFKPETRGDFKVTMTAKNDGGKTSLTYNLLALGAYENGFFMINEGWYGHGTGTVGFYRYDTKKIEDSVFVKANPGKDLKPESSTLEFGTIFNKKLYLVSKVGGPVVVTDAYTLKEEKRIPAQGGNDWRALVGIDQNQALLTSGNGIYKLNLNTMALNGQVAGVTGQVGDIVKVGNYVFALSASQGVIVLNASTFAVVKTIPAMVLGFAVTDDKKVWAAGGTNLISIDSSTLAVTEIPLGFQAYGSWGAWHPGSITAAKNNVFIAKNGSWSGGKQVYKYTGTAASLATPFITLTQSNILYGSGIGYDRLKNTLVVNTVNEGFGANFAINNLYLFNADSGVKTETVSFSGYYFPAVSVFQQ
- a CDS encoding GYDIA family GHMP kinase, which produces MKTTFYSNGKLLITGEYLVLDGAKAFALPTKFGQNLIVENGSNKEIEWQSYDFDENLWFQNTILFSEIIANIPVQIETVKSTLVNILHEAYLLNPDFINNAEGYKISTQLTFPKNWGLGTSSTLLNNIAQWTNIDAFTLLKNSFGGSGYDIACAQNNTPIIYRLDQQNLPTVEAINFSPDFTKNIYFVYLNKKQNSKAAINAYYNNKNQNLAHNIIDNDKITEAVLKAENLKEFAFALEKHEIHLSNILELETIKEIAFPDFSGVVKSLGAWGGDFVMVVSKENPTEYFTSKGYETILTYDEMILQN
- a CDS encoding type III pantothenate kinase; this translates as MVLAIDVGNTRIKASVFEDNNVLESFVFDKNELEKNIEKILKKFPNCSDLIVASVGNIEKQSFLAFEKTLNIHFFTHEDLFPFTNKYATPKTLGIDRMILASGATLQFPEQNRLVIDAGTCITYDFIDENDNYLGGAISPGLRLRYEALHNFTARLPLLTLEAPESYIGDTTAQAIHSGVVNGFVYEIDGFIDEYRANFSNFIIILTGGDAEFLAKRLKNTIFANSNFLLESLNQTFQYKIDND
- the lptC gene encoding LPS export ABC transporter periplasmic protein LptC; this translates as MNLPKRYIINTVTVLAVTLFFGCESNFKDVQKINFSEFVPGSDADTVNIKYTDSGRITGVLISRKMLDYSNLDFPFTEFPLGLDVTLYDKKQKRTFIRSNYAVSYKTTGIIDLQGKVKITSETGQMLETEQLYFDQKNEWFYTERKFKLTDAKGVSYGQGIDFSKDFKVINSQRVSGEIESSEE